Below is a genomic region from Hevea brasiliensis isolate MT/VB/25A 57/8 chromosome 3, ASM3005281v1, whole genome shotgun sequence.
ATAATGAAAGTAAAGACAACAAAGAATGACCTGGAACAAAGCATGTTTGGGGCCAAAACTGATGCCTAAATTCTGGTTCTCCATCCTCACAGCTGCCATGATCTTCATAGCATCAGTTGGGAAATCCTCAGCTTTCCATCTTCGGCCTTTCTCTATTAAACAGACCTTTATTCCTGCCAGGGACATTCGACAGGCAGCAACAGAGCCACCATATCCAGAACCTACAACAATAGCATCATAACCACATTCTTCTTTATCCCCCATCCTTCCTCCTAAATATGCTCCCGTTTCCATTTCTTCTTTTAATCCCAGAAAGAACAATATTCCAGGATTTAGTTCTTCCACAGTAACTTTTATATGGTACACAGAGAGGGAACAAGCAAAAAGGAACAGGGGAACAATTTAAGTTTCAGATTCAGTAAAATTTAGGTAAAAATACCGCCAACATGAAATCTATAGCCAACCAACATGAAATCTATCGCCAACATGAAAATGAAATACAGCTTGTCCGTATTACTCAAGGAGTGGGGCCATATTGTGTTTCCGTGAAGGAATGATTGTAGTCAAGATAAGGACGGATGTAAATGCTATTTGTGGGCAACGTACTGTCTCACATCCCTGttatgtaaagaaaaaggatctgATATTATTGCTCACAAAATTATCAATGAAACAAAGAGAGCCACATTTATTCCTGAAGAAAACAAATACAGACCAACATTTATTCCTGAAGAAAACAAATACAGACCAATctcttgataaaaaaataatatatattgcaCTAGAACTAAGCTTATTTTTACATCTCAAGTAACAAAATAATTTGAACTCAAGCAATTTCAATAGACTTCTAGGGGGCTTGCATAAGACTTCTCATGATTCTAGGCTCACCAGGAGCTGATCTATCTTTTAAGTGTCCATTTCTTATAGCTCGGAAAATAGGACCTGAACCAGCAGTTGCTGGGAAAACCAAGCTCTGTCTTAACATCTACAATTGTAATGAAACCCAATCTGGTATTTTAACCACCCGTTATATTGAGATGCAGATGATATTAGGCTATTATAAGAAGCATTTTCTCAGGGTTCCTCGTGCAATGCATACTATAAAAGGAAAAAATATCCCAGATGAATCCCAAGAAGTCACTGAAAGGGGTAGATTTGATTGGAATAATCCAaaagattatcaaaattttatgATGAGTATTTGATGATAAAGGCAATGTCTAGACAACTGGCAACTTTTTCAACCCACATATcgacttaaaaataatatttgttTGGGGATACAATCAATCATTAATTATACATGCAGAGATCCCAAGAGGTGAGCTTTTCATTGGAGTACCGGCCAAAATTATTGAAAAATGCTTCACAAATCGAAAGTTAAGAGTTAAGACAGAAAAAGGGAGAAACAATAATAAACGAATCCGACAGGAATCCAACATCAAGGTATcaaaccaagaaaaaaaaaaagtctatgCGACAAGATTGGGGATCAGAACACTTCgtcattcaaaatttatttttcaatgaAAAAGATAATATAAATACGCCACTGAGAAGAGAATATCATTTCAATACAACTTATATGGTCTTACAAGAATTTACAGCGCCGAGATAGAGCTCATTGTCTGTTTCCTATCGCTTAATTTACAGCGTGACCTGAGAAGCAGGCTACTATGCACTAAAATgggattattttttattttttggttcTTGGAGTGGAGTTTTAACTTTAACCTTACCGCCGAAACCCATATATTAAAATTGGATTTGACTTGCACAAAATGCAGCTGTAGTCCCTTTGTTCTTGCACTGCTAATATCTGGGCTCTAGGATCTGACTAATACTGTGACTTTGAGTTCAATTTCTAACTTAAGAGATttaggacaaaaattttaactgacctTTAATGTCACTGGGAGTGGCAGCTCCTTGGCAAACTGTTTGCCCACTGTTACAAACACAAGAAGGGAGAGCAACTTAGAAAAAAGATCAACGCAATTTCAAAAAATCAgtagagaagaagaaagaagaggaggATTAAGAGAACCTGGAAGAGCAATTCCACAAATCTGTCAAAGTCACTATTTCGAGGTCCCCAAAGAGATGCCATCTTCATTGTCCCCGTCAGCAGCCACAATGCCGTCATCTTCCAGAGAGGATTCCAAATTCTGGTGGCTGTAAAATTAAAATAGCCTGGCTAGGCAGTTATTATCTCCAGCAGTGGTTACAGGAATGGGCGGGAAACGGTAAGAGCAGGAGAGAATTGCACGTGGGAAGACCCATGTGTTGGGTGAACGAGTTGGCTCACTGCACACGCCATGGCTGGCCTGGCTCACAGGTCGCAATCAAGCATCTTGGTAGTTCGGACAGAGGATAGGAGAGGAACAATGAAAGTTGATATTTGGTGGGGTAGGAATTGGATAAGACTTGCCCCTCTCCACATTACCAGTCTACAATATCCAACGAGAAATTCAAACCCAGGCTGTGGGAAGATTGAAGATTAACTAATTATATAATTGATTCATTCAATTCTTGTGAAGAAAATTTCGACAACGGGTCTGAAGATTGAGatacattttgatcatttcacatgtTTTGTTCCCTTTTAATTATATATCAGAGGATGAACTCAGCCTTTTCCATTAGCTTCCAATTTGTACAACATAAATTGCAAATCTTGAACTAACTCCTGTAAGTAACAAGTCTTTACAATACAAAAGCTGCACCTTCCATTCCTTGGAAGTTGGAACCAAGAATGTGAACAGTTCCTTAGTCCTCCCTTTTTGGCATCTCCACATTACGACGAACATGCTTCAAGCTTAGGAAGGAGACTTCTCCAAGCATCTGCAATGTTATTTGCCAAACGTGCCTGTCCTTTCGCAAATTCGTGGAAAGCAATTCCCATATCCAGTGTTTTCTGATCTTGAAAACGCACCATCTCTTCATTCATCAATCGCACAATATTCTCAAATCTTCTTGTTGCTTCCTCGCTCTCTAACTTCAACTGCATCACAAATAACTTTTAGTTGGACAACCAAGATTTGGAAGAAGTGAAGTGAAGAAAAATCATAAAGGATAACTTGCCTCCCTGTACTCCAGCTCAGCCTCTCCCACTTTATCTGATCGTGTCAACATGAGCTTGTCACTGCAGAAAATAGATCTAAATTAGAAACTCCTGATAGTCCATCtggagaggaaaatcagatgaaccACCCCATTCAAACAGAGCCCAATTAGTATTTTCCAAGCTTTATTTTTGCATTCAATTTTCAATAAAGTTTACAACATT
It encodes:
- the LOC131178807 gene encoding uncharacterized protein LOC131178807; amino-acid sequence: MTALWLLTGTMKMASLWGPRNSDFDRFVELLFQLLSLLVFVTVGKQFAKELPLPVTLKMLRQSLVFPATAGSGPIFRAIRNGHLKDRSAPGEPRIMRSLMQAP